One window of Halopseudomonas maritima genomic DNA carries:
- a CDS encoding ATP-binding protein, translating to MRLKSVKLTHFRGYRATTVIPIDEAMTGIVGRNDRGQSASLERSGSLE from the coding sequence ATGCGCCTCAAGTCCGTCAAGCTCACCCATTTTCGCGGCTACCGCGCCACCACGGTTATTCCCATCGACGAAGCCATGACCGGCATCGTCGGTCGTAATGACCGTGGCCAATCGGCTAGCCTTGAGAGGTCGGGCTCGCTTGAATAG